In the Vibrio agarivorans genome, TTTGCTAGCTCAGCATTAAGCACTGAAGTCACAAGAGGAATACAGCCGCCACAGCCAGTACCCGCACCGGTTGCTGCTTTAATGTCAGCAATCGTGTGGTGACCGTCAGCAACCGCTTGTGCTACTTTGCCTTTTGTCACATCAAAACATGAACAGATAACGGCACTTTCTGGTAGCGCGTCTGCGCCTAGTGTTGGCTTCTCTGCGCCTGCGTGCGCCGGAAGGATAAGCGTATCTGGATGTTCTGGTAAATCGATTTCGTTGAGCATAAGCTGAAGAAGGTCGCCATAGTCAGACGTATCGCCAACCATTACTGCACCAAGCAGTTTCTTGTTATCTTCAGAAACGATCAGACGCTTGTAAACTTCTTGCTCTTCGTTTTGGTAAACGTAGCTCTTACAACCTGGAGTACGACCATTCGCATCACCAATTGAGCCTACTTTCACGCCAAGAAGCTTAAGCTTCGCTGACATGTCCGCACCTTCAAACTTGCTATCGTTACCAAGAAGGTGATCAACCGCTACGGTTGCCATTTTGTAGCCAGGAGCTACTAGGCCATAGAACATCTCATTCCAAGACGCACACTCACCAATCGCATAGATGTTTTCATCAGACGTTTGTGAGTAGTCGTTGATCGCGATACCACCACGCGGTGCAACCTCTAGCTCCATTTGACGAGCGAGCTTGTCTTGTGGACGGATACCCGCAGAGAAAACAATAAAGTCAGTTTCAAGCTCAGTACCATCCGCAAAGCGCATTACGTTGCGTGCGTTTGTGCCTTCAGGTGCAATTTCAAGCGTGTTTTTGCTGGTGTGAACATTCACACCCATGCTTTCAATCTTATTGCGCAGTTGATTACCGCCCGCTTGATCTAACTGTTCAGCCATCAGCTTGGGAGCAAACTCGACAACGTGAGTCTCTACGCCCAACGCTTTGAGTGCGCCTGCCGCTTCAAGACCAAGTAGACCACCGCCGATAACCACACCGACTTTGCTCTTCTTCGAACACGCTTCAATCGCTTTTAGATCTTCAATGGTGCGGTAAACAAAACAGTCTTTGCTTTCACGGCCTTTAATTGGCGGTACAAACGGGAAAGAGCCCGTCGCCATGATCAGCTTATCGTACTGAATTTCGCGGCCAGAGCTTGAATAAACGGTACGCTTTTCACGGTTAACGTTAATCGCGCGTTCACCAAGTAAGACATTGATACCGTGTTTTTCGTAGAAGCCTTCTTTAACAAGTGAAAGCTCTTGTGCTGTATGGTGAGAAAAGTAAGAAGAAAGGTGGACACGGTCATAAGCGACGCGAGGCTCTTCACAAAAAACAGTAATGTCAAAGTTAGACACATCCGTCTTATCAACCAAATCTTCGAGATATCGGTGACCGACCATGCCGTTACCAATGACAACGAGTTTCATCTTGCTCATACGGGTTCCTGATAAATATTTAAACTGCAGGGGTGAACTGCATAACTGAACGCATTGTCATTTGTGAAAGAAAATTAACATATGATGTAAATCAATTACCGATAAATACTACCCTAAAGGGGTATGTTGAGTATTTTATCGACAGTATTTATCATAAAATACTACAAATAAGACTATTTAGTGAGATTGTCACTATAGGTAAGAAAGAATATTACAGCAGCTATTAATAGTTAGAAGCACGAAATATATACCACTACCTCCTTACTTAGTGAATGAAAATTCATTTAATCGTTTTCCATCTGCATAAAAAAAGGTAGCCTAAGCTACCCCTTTTGTA is a window encoding:
- the nirB gene encoding nitrite reductase large subunit NirB, translating into MSKMKLVVIGNGMVGHRYLEDLVDKTDVSNFDITVFCEEPRVAYDRVHLSSYFSHHTAQELSLVKEGFYEKHGINVLLGERAINVNREKRTVYSSSGREIQYDKLIMATGSFPFVPPIKGRESKDCFVYRTIEDLKAIEACSKKSKVGVVIGGGLLGLEAAGALKALGVETHVVEFAPKLMAEQLDQAGGNQLRNKIESMGVNVHTSKNTLEIAPEGTNARNVMRFADGTELETDFIVFSAGIRPQDKLARQMELEVAPRGGIAINDYSQTSDENIYAIGECASWNEMFYGLVAPGYKMATVAVDHLLGNDSKFEGADMSAKLKLLGVKVGSIGDANGRTPGCKSYVYQNEEQEVYKRLIVSEDNKKLLGAVMVGDTSDYGDLLQLMLNEIDLPEHPDTLILPAHAGAEKPTLGADALPESAVICSCFDVTKGKVAQAVADGHHTIADIKAATGAGTGCGGCIPLVTSVLNAELAKSGIEVKNDICEHFAYSRQELFHLIRIEEIKTFDELLEKYGQGYGCEVCKPAVGSILASCWGEHILKPQLVKLHDTNDNFLGNMQKDGTYSVIPRMAGGEVTPKALKVLAEVAAEYNLYTKVTGAQRIGLFGAQKDDLPAIWKKLVAAGYETGQAYAKALRMAKTCVGSTWCRYGVQDSVGLGVMIENRYKGIRTPHKMKFGVSGCTRECAEAQGKDLGIIATDAGWNMYVCGNGGMKPRHADLLASDLDEATLIKYIDRFMMFYIRTAAPLQRTSVWLENMEGGVDYLREVIVEDKLGINEQLETDVAKLVEEFRCEWTDTINDESQLKRFSHFINSDKRDDNVMFVDERAQHRPATYTEKHPEAKGDILHVAVTE